The DNA sequence CAAAAGAAGAATCAAACAACTCACATGGTGGGAAAGTCTTATATCAGTGTGATGTGCCTAACCACCCTCAACTAAAAACCCTGGTACCTAGCAAGCAAGTTTAAAACATCATCCTGTTAAATCTGTTAATTCTATATCCTTGTTTGAAAATCAGTTCACCATTACATGTCACCGCTCTGCGTGGGGCTGATATAGACTTTCACaataatgaataaacaaagaaaaggagtAAATACAATTATTAGTTGTAataattataaatcatttttaaccCAGGTGTTTGTCTGTGGAAATGACCGCAAAGCCAAACAAAGAGTGATGGATATTGCTCGTACTCTTGGACTTACTCCATTGGACCGAGGATCTCTCACGGCGGCCACTGAAATTGAAAACTATCCCCTGCAACTATTTCCGATGTGGAGGTTCCCCTTCTGTTTGTCTGCTGCACTGTGTGCCTTCTTCTTTTCCTACTGTGTTATAAGAGAAGTAATCTACCCTTACGTTAAGGACAAGACAGATAACACCTTTCGCCTGGCTATCTCCATTCCAAACCGTGTCTTTCCAATCACAGCTCTTACCCTGCTGGCTTTGGTTTACCTCCCTGGTGTTATTGCTGCCATTCTGCAGCTCTACCGAGGTACAAAATACCGCCGATTCCCAGACTGGCTTGACCACTGGATGCTTTGTAGAAAGCAGCTGGGCTTGGCAGCTCTGGGATTTGCTTTCCTTCACGTTATCTACACACTTGTGATTCCTATTCGTTATTATGTACGATGGAGACTGAGAAATTTAACCATCACCCAGGTAAAACTCTTCTCATTTATATTCCTCTGCTTCTTAAATTAAAAGATCTTGCTACAGGATATTCCATTTCACAATTATAGAAAGTTGCTCTTTTAAGCAAACGTTATGTCATGtcattgggtttttgtttttaattagtcCAGTCGAGATCTCATACGATTATTGAGAAGAAATGTTAGATTCCCAGATTCACTTGGGTTCAGATCTGTATTCCCAAGGCTCACAATACTGACAAACTGACAGACTTTGGGGTTCAAGAAGCCTAACGACACCTGCTGGAATTCCTCTGGAAggcagtcaaaaaaaaaatgtgtttttaagtaTCTACTTGCATGCATCTTATTTCCTTTTGAAAGTTAAAACCATATTATAAGTAAGAGAGCTGTTCACACATGTACAACAGCAATGCAGATTCAGAAAAGGGTGCTTATAACTCCTTAATGTTTGATTTCTGGGAAGTTGTCCTCAGAAACTAAACACTTCTGAGCAAATATCAAATACTATTTTATGCATAATCAACAGATTCAGAGAGAATCAGCTGAAGGTATCTTAAAGCATCCCCACAGGACATGTCATAAGTTAGTTCTAGTTTAGAAATAACTGGTTTTAATCAATTTATTATAGTCTCAAATATTATTAACCAAACTTCATTGATGATGCTTCGAGGGGTTTCTCTGCATTATTTTCCtaacaaatatatggaaatttcTGGGGTAAGAGTCACAGTGCAAGTGCCTGTACTTCACAGCCTGTGGTGCACCAGACTTGATGCTATATCACAACATAATAAACAAGAAGGAATACAGACGTTGAGGGTGTGAATAATCAGCACatagaacagaaaaatagaattctgatgtaattGTTTGAGAACATCAACTTTCCCTTGGGGACTAAAAAGCCATATGGTAATGAAGGTTTAAGTAAATGTTTACCTTGGTTTAGGACTTACAGGGAAAATTAAACTTCCTGCACAATTCTTAGGATCAAGTCTTACAAGTCCCAGCAGAGCCAATTAACTTTTCTACCGAAGAttataatttctaaatatatttttctctacaattatttttaaatgattattaagAAATGTCAAACAATTTGCTTTGAGCAAATAAACCACATACAGGTATTTTTCAGCCCCCTTAAGAGCTGGAGAATTTTACTAAAAAacgtaatttttttaatttgcttataattttttttagacgCTACTCAAGAAAGAGAATACATTTAGTACCACTTCCGCCTGGCTTGGTGATTCATATGTGGCTTTGGGAATCCTTGGATTTTTTCTGTTTGTACTCTTGGGAATCACTTCCTTGCCATCAGTTAGCAACATGGTCAACTGGAGAGAGTTCCGATTTGTCCAGGTAAAAACTTCTAGATTGAATTCTTGTTTATATTACAAAATAAGTTTGGCTTTAGAAATagtctcatttttatttcatatcatgcctaatttttcattttgctccATCACCTCCTTAGCAATctcataaaaaaattcaaattagaaaATCTTGAACTCAGGTACCAACAGGCAGGTCCCATCCATCATGGTTTGATTTCCTAGTAGGGCAATTCCTTGCCAAGATTCCAACCTGTTCTCAGGGCCACAGCTAAGACTACAGGGTGAAAATCACGAGGAAAAATTAAACTGTGTGTAAAACTACTAGCCACAAGGTGGAAAGAAACCCAAAGACAAAATTTTACCTTTTGAAAACTAATCTTACAATATAGACATATTGTTATGGAAAACCAGATATTGAATGAAAGTTTAAAATCACTGAAGCAAGGTTTGATGTCATCACACCAGACTTAATCCTGGTCTATAAGAAGGAACGTTGGTTTTTTTCCATTTAGCAATCCCAAAACACCTCATTAAAGTCAATTAGTAACTATGTATTCttatagaccaggggtcctcagaAGTATGGCACCAGAACCAGCAGTGTTaatatcacctgggaacttgttagataCACAAATCCCCAGGCCACAACCAGAATTACTGAGTCAGAACCTCTGAAAATGTGGCCTAGCAATTTGATTAATTCTGATGCATGCCATTGTGAACCAGGATAATACGGAATAGAACATTAGTCTTTGAAGTTAGGTCCAATGCTAAAAATAGGACTATTTAAACTTCATCTTGCACTTTCTCCTAGGTGTCAAATGCAGTCAACATTCAAGGAATTAAGACAGAAATAAACATTGAGCTTTAGAATTTATGCCAAAACAAAGAAAGTAAGAAATTAGCATTTGCTTTTAGTCAGCAACATATACTATTgcagtggggtttttttgtttgcttggtttttgagacagtctcactatgtcaccctcggtagagtgtcactgctcatagcaacctcaaattcttgggcttaagcaattctcttgcttcagcctcccaagtggctgggaggaactacaggtgcccaccacaacaaccagctatttttttttgttgttgttgcagttgtcactgttgtttagcaggcctgggctgggctcgaacccatcagctctgatgtacatggctggcgccgtaaccactgagctatcaACGCCAAGCCCCAATGCAGTGTTTTTTGAGGTCATTCAGTGTTTATTCATCTCTGACTTctagaaaaatgataaataaaggaGTTTTACCACTAGGGACCAAGGCAAGGTACATTATTTCTTCTAACTCAGAAGACCTTACTCCTGGGAAACTTTTCCATCCAGCCAGGTTAAGATGAAGCTACCATGTCATTTGTAAGCaactgtcttttttaaaaaatgaaatacagtagacgggacatggtggctcacacctgtaatcctagcactcagggaggcaggtggatttcctgagcttaggagtttgagaccagcctgagcaagagtgagactccatctctactgaaaatagaaaaactgcagcaggagaatcacttgagcccaagagtttgaggctgctgtgagctatgatgatgccacagcaactctgcccaggacaacaaagtgagattctgtctcaaaaaaaaaaaaataaataaaataagatgaaatacagtagaacctccatagttgaccacctccctacattgaccacctccttacactgacctaattttcatagactggacatgcatcacatgtacatgtcagtacagtaggcctagttccatatgttgaccacctccatatgttgaccagtctgttatagtcccttgggaggttaactacagaggttctaccgtaTTTACCATCCTGAAGAAAGGTTAATGCTCTTTTCAGTACTTTACCAAGTATCCTAAATATGGGTTTTCTCAATAAAGTCTGtgtacacacaaactttatggacaccctgtataacagGTTTCAAATATTTATGGTTGTTGACAAATAGCCTTCATTGGCTTAAAGTTTTTCACTTTAAGATAATGCTAATATAcatgtttctgtttcttgtttctaGTCCAAACTGGGTTATTTGACCCTGATCTTGTGCACAGCCCACACCTTGGTATACGGTGGAAAGAAATTCCTCAGCCCTTCAGTGCTCAGATGGTATCTTCCTTCAGCCTACATATTAGCACTCATCATTCCCTGCACTGTACTGGTGATCAAGTTTATCCTAATTATGCCATGTATAGACAAGACCCTGACACGGATCCGCCAGGGGTGGGAAAGGAACTCAAAAATCTCCAAATCAGCTTTGAATGGAAAAACAGATATTTAATGCAAAGTTCGAGATAATCAGACTTCTATAGAATTGAGTGCTTAGAGAATAATGGATATGGTTAGAAAAGGCTTTTTTCTCACACGATGGCTTGAAGTTCATGAACACAGAAGGAAACGTTGCCTGTCTTTGAGAAGTTGGCAGATTGTAAGAGAATACCATTTTAGCTCAGGTCAGTGATGAATCTGAGCAGGTCCCCGCCTCTTCTTCCCTGGGGTTCATGGGGCTGAGATTGACATTAGCTTTGTGGTTTCACACTCAGAAGCTTCTTTGTTGTGGGCAACATGCATGACCTAATGTCTTGCAAAATCCAGGACTATCGCAACTTCCTTCTCTGGTTCAAGGGCTGAGTTAAGTGAGGGCCACTGATAAAGGTATGGCTGAAGAAGAGGgccaaatgaagtaaaaaaatgagatttttggCTTGCTTTTTGGAATTAAAGGTGATGATAAATATTACCACAGTAAATCCTATAGTTAAATATACTCCTTGATTTTGCTTTTACCAATATGAATGTTTACTATGGGGAACTATTTTATAACACAACAAAAATATCACAGTTGAGGGGAGGTAAACATGCCAAATCTATAGAACTGTCATAAGATCCTTCCTCTGCAGAGAATAGGTATAGGAAAGACTGAGTAAAAATGAAGATATAGCCATTGGAATTTCCCCTGCAATGTTCAAAAAGCAAGGAAGGGTTGATAAGAGCCCTTgtacaaaaagttaaaataa is a window from the Nycticebus coucang isolate mNycCou1 chromosome 11, mNycCou1.pri, whole genome shotgun sequence genome containing:
- the STEAP4 gene encoding metalloreductase STEAP4 isoform X1 → MDPWKSLGSASPAVMEKTRADELPLTVNSSENKETICIFGTGDFGRSLGLKMLQCGYSVVFGSRNPQMSSLLPSSAEVLSYPEAAKKSDIIILTIHREHYDFLTELTAVLNGKTLVDVSNNLKINQYPESNAEYLAQLVPGTHVVKAFNTVSAWALQSGALDASRQVFVCGNDRKAKQRVMDIARTLGLTPLDRGSLTAATEIENYPLQLFPMWRFPFCLSAALCAFFFSYCVIREVIYPYVKDKTDNTFRLAISIPNRVFPITALTLLALVYLPGVIAAILQLYRGTKYRRFPDWLDHWMLCRKQLGLAALGFAFLHVIYTLVIPIRYYVRWRLRNLTITQTLLKKENTFSTTSAWLGDSYVALGILGFFLFVLLGITSLPSVSNMVNWREFRFVQSKLGYLTLILCTAHTLVYGGKKFLSPSVLRWYLPSAYILALIIPCTVLVIKFILIMPCIDKTLTRIRQGWERNSKISKSALNGKTDI
- the STEAP4 gene encoding metalloreductase STEAP4 isoform X2; the encoded protein is MEKTRADELPLTVNSSENKETICIFGTGDFGRSLGLKMLQCGYSVVFGSRNPQMSSLLPSSAEVLSYPEAAKKSDIIILTIHREHYDFLTELTAVLNGKTLVDVSNNLKINQYPESNAEYLAQLVPGTHVVKAFNTVSAWALQSGALDASRQVFVCGNDRKAKQRVMDIARTLGLTPLDRGSLTAATEIENYPLQLFPMWRFPFCLSAALCAFFFSYCVIREVIYPYVKDKTDNTFRLAISIPNRVFPITALTLLALVYLPGVIAAILQLYRGTKYRRFPDWLDHWMLCRKQLGLAALGFAFLHVIYTLVIPIRYYVRWRLRNLTITQTLLKKENTFSTTSAWLGDSYVALGILGFFLFVLLGITSLPSVSNMVNWREFRFVQSKLGYLTLILCTAHTLVYGGKKFLSPSVLRWYLPSAYILALIIPCTVLVIKFILIMPCIDKTLTRIRQGWERNSKISKSALNGKTDI